In Zhaonella formicivorans, one DNA window encodes the following:
- a CDS encoding ferritin-like domain-containing protein: MELNCEETVQDGISRAPEKQPFNWMQEEFISELTSMWLYLEFAFAVPKQVYEITYFGQKKDLHRQLLCHAIHEMRHAEMLARIMLKWGGKPKWQLSRLPQAESYRDFLNAAMSNEARNLESYQLRDTEVGDHELKVLLANLLREDNAHLQVDQAIQQVLTAQGVIDGPLPPPRGNGQFGEDIKKLEQAAWLEIKSISRLIYASLLLGMDQSIAPRARALAIEDMQHLNRIAQEITTTGGRLTIPGEVLELEESDDFAKLLQDVIGLKNDKVRTYKESKPQFNVPGGGQLLGTLLAKEEENIVDLEAYLQSLKQYPLTVH; this comes from the coding sequence ATGGAGCTGAATTGTGAAGAAACAGTGCAAGATGGTATCTCAAGAGCCCCAGAGAAACAACCTTTTAACTGGATGCAGGAGGAATTCATTTCCGAACTCACCTCCATGTGGCTGTATCTGGAGTTTGCCTTTGCAGTCCCCAAGCAAGTCTATGAAATAACTTATTTCGGCCAAAAAAAAGACCTGCACCGGCAACTGCTTTGCCACGCCATTCACGAAATGCGCCATGCGGAAATGCTGGCCCGGATCATGCTGAAATGGGGTGGTAAACCAAAATGGCAGCTCAGCCGGTTGCCGCAGGCTGAAAGCTACCGGGATTTTCTGAACGCAGCAATGTCTAACGAGGCTAGAAATCTGGAAAGCTATCAACTGCGTGACACGGAAGTAGGCGATCATGAGCTGAAAGTGCTGCTGGCAAATTTGCTGCGGGAGGACAATGCCCATTTACAAGTTGACCAGGCAATTCAACAAGTATTGACTGCCCAGGGGGTGATCGATGGGCCACTGCCTCCGCCCCGTGGAAACGGGCAGTTCGGTGAGGATATTAAAAAGCTTGAACAAGCAGCCTGGTTGGAAATCAAAAGCATTTCCAGGCTAATTTATGCCTCGCTGCTTCTTGGTATGGATCAAAGCATCGCCCCCCGGGCCCGCGCCCTGGCTATCGAAGATATGCAGCATTTAAACCGTATTGCCCAGGAAATAACCACCACGGGAGGGCGGTTAACTATTCCCGGAGAGGTTTTGGAACTGGAAGAGTCCGATGATTTTGCCAAGCTTTTGCAGGACGTAATTGGCTTAAAAAACGACAAAGTCCGCACTTATAAGGAATCAAAGCCACAGTTTAACGTCCCCGGTGGAGGGCAGCTTCTGGGAACATTGCTTGCCAAAGAGGAAGAAAACATCGTTGACCTTGAGGCTTATCTGCAGTCTTTAAAACAGTACCCACTTACGGTGCACTAA
- a CDS encoding xanthine phosphoribosyltransferase, which yields MELLKSRIRHEGKVISDSILKVDSFLNHQIDPVLMLAIGEEFKNRFSDCKITKVLTVEASGIAAALMTGLVLKVPVVFAKKKTPSTIPNNSYVGKVQSYTRQEPVEIVVQDAYLQPDDHVLIIDDFLATGEASSGLLNIIEQSGAHLVGVGIVIEKIFQSGGQALRDKGIRVESLVQVASLENGQVKFV from the coding sequence ATGGAACTCTTGAAGAGCAGAATTCGCCATGAGGGCAAAGTAATTTCCGATTCCATCCTGAAAGTGGATTCTTTTCTTAACCACCAGATAGATCCGGTCTTGATGCTGGCTATCGGCGAAGAATTCAAGAACCGTTTTAGCGACTGCAAAATTACCAAGGTTTTAACTGTAGAAGCTTCAGGCATCGCCGCGGCGTTGATGACCGGGTTGGTACTGAAAGTTCCCGTTGTCTTTGCCAAGAAAAAAACACCGTCCACTATTCCCAACAATTCATATGTAGGTAAAGTGCAGTCCTACACCCGCCAGGAGCCGGTAGAAATTGTGGTACAGGATGCTTATCTGCAGCCCGATGACCATGTATTAATTATCGATGACTTCCTGGCTACAGGCGAAGCCAGTTCGGGACTGTTAAATATTATTGAGCAGTCTGGCGCCCACCTGGTAGGCGTGGGAATTGTGATTGAAAAAATATTCCAGAGCGGGGGCCAAGCCTTAAGGGATAAGGGAATCCGAGTTGAATCCTTAGTACAGGTGGCCAGCCTGGAAAACGGACAGGTTAAATTTGTTTAG
- a CDS encoding YeiH family protein — MDNKKSIAPGVCFCFALAVIAAFLGRQFPLIGGPVFAIIIGMIIRNTMGVPGFAGTGIAFTSKKILQWAIIALGGGLSLGQVWQAGAESFAVMVTTLCSAFVAAFTLGRLFNIPWKLTSLIGTGTAICGGSAIAAVAPVIEADDTEVAYSISTIFLFNVIAVLIFPPIGHLLGFADSSFGLWAGTAINDTSSVVAAGYSYSQAAGEYATIVKLTRTTMIIPIAALFALFTALHKRRTNSGSGVAFSLKKLIPWFIVWFLVASLLNTAGIISGPGADYLTKLGKFMITMALAAVGLNADFRKFVKTGVKPLLLGLAVWFVVAVTSLIVQSLTGQL; from the coding sequence GTGGACAACAAAAAAAGCATCGCCCCCGGAGTATGTTTTTGTTTTGCTCTGGCTGTTATTGCCGCCTTTCTGGGACGCCAGTTTCCTTTAATCGGGGGACCGGTATTTGCCATTATTATAGGTATGATTATCCGCAATACAATGGGCGTTCCCGGATTCGCCGGCACCGGAATTGCTTTTACTTCCAAAAAAATCCTACAGTGGGCCATCATTGCCTTGGGCGGAGGTTTAAGCCTGGGCCAGGTTTGGCAGGCTGGCGCTGAATCATTTGCTGTAATGGTCACCACTCTCTGCTCGGCATTTGTCGCTGCTTTCACTCTCGGCAGGCTTTTTAACATACCCTGGAAGCTGACCAGCTTAATCGGTACAGGCACTGCCATCTGCGGCGGTTCAGCCATTGCTGCCGTTGCGCCTGTTATCGAAGCCGATGATACGGAAGTAGCCTATTCGATTTCCACCATCTTTTTGTTCAACGTAATTGCGGTGTTAATCTTCCCCCCTATTGGCCACCTCTTAGGTTTTGCCGACAGTTCCTTCGGGTTATGGGCCGGAACTGCAATCAACGACACTTCTTCGGTGGTGGCTGCAGGATATTCTTACAGCCAGGCTGCCGGGGAGTACGCCACTATAGTCAAATTAACCAGGACTACCATGATCATTCCCATTGCAGCCTTATTTGCTCTATTTACCGCTTTGCACAAGAGAAGGACAAACAGCGGTTCCGGAGTAGCATTTTCGCTGAAAAAACTTATACCCTGGTTTATCGTCTGGTTCCTGGTAGCATCACTGCTAAACACTGCCGGCATTATCAGCGGCCCCGGAGCGGATTACCTGACTAAGTTAGGCAAGTTCATGATTACCATGGCTTTGGCAGCCGTCGGCTTAAACGCAGATTTCCGCAAGTTTGTAAAAACAGGCGTCAAGCCCCTGCTTCTGGGATTGGCAGTTTGGTTCGTGGTGGCTGTTACCAGTTTAATTGTGCAGTCTTTGACCGGACAGCTTTAA
- the rbr gene encoding rubrerythrin produces MELKGTKTEANLMAAFSGESQARNKYTYFASVAKKEGYEQIAAIFAETADHEKEHAKRALKFLAGIGDTKANLQAAAQGENYEWTDMYKKFEEEARAEGFAEIADFFHEVAEVEAEHEKRFLALLKNIEQGTVFKKDREVKWRCRNCGYVHTGKEAPEICPACAHPQAYYEVMVENY; encoded by the coding sequence TTGGAATTAAAAGGTACGAAAACCGAAGCAAATTTAATGGCTGCTTTTTCAGGTGAATCCCAGGCGAGGAACAAGTATACCTATTTTGCCAGCGTGGCCAAGAAGGAGGGCTATGAGCAGATTGCAGCTATTTTTGCTGAAACAGCGGATCATGAAAAAGAACACGCCAAGCGAGCCTTAAAATTTTTAGCCGGTATTGGCGATACCAAAGCTAATTTGCAGGCGGCTGCACAAGGCGAAAATTATGAATGGACCGATATGTACAAAAAATTTGAAGAGGAAGCCCGGGCGGAAGGTTTCGCTGAAATAGCGGATTTTTTCCACGAAGTAGCCGAAGTAGAGGCGGAACATGAAAAGCGTTTTCTGGCATTGCTGAAAAATATCGAGCAAGGCACTGTGTTCAAAAAAGACAGGGAGGTAAAATGGCGGTGTCGCAATTGCGGCTACGTTCATACAGGCAAAGAGGCACCGGAAATTTGCCCCGCTTGTGCCCATCCACAGGCTTATTACGAAGTGATGGTTGAAAACTACTAA
- a CDS encoding GNAT family N-acetyltransferase codes for MSVEIIPVKGYHDFKVFLQLPLLLYPENERSKILPPRVLQDKFNPNLNPFLRHIAWQPFLAVQGENPVGRIVASIDEHFPREKTGFFGFWETIDDRKVAGALFRAAEEWLKQRGKEEIIGPVDLTPSDNLGLLIEGYALPNYFYLTFNQPCYQKLIEQSGYSKFLDLFSYSWQSNQPVSQRLLRISARLKRAKNLTIRPIRYRKADDDAKAFLSIYNSAMVQNWGHVPLTMDEVKYIITMHRRQVKPEYFLFAEANGVPAGMCMAIPHPPTHCLRLALLAVHPEFNHLGISAILIMEIMQTALNAGLTCAELSYVEEHNKAVNKLIQEDIGSKAAKRYRLYTKKL; via the coding sequence ATGTCAGTTGAAATTATTCCGGTGAAGGGCTATCATGATTTTAAAGTTTTTTTGCAATTACCGCTGCTGCTGTACCCTGAAAATGAAAGGAGCAAAATACTGCCTCCCAGGGTACTTCAAGATAAATTTAATCCAAACCTAAACCCATTTCTCCGGCATATCGCCTGGCAGCCTTTTCTTGCTGTTCAGGGGGAGAATCCCGTAGGCAGGATAGTTGCATCCATAGATGAGCATTTTCCGAGGGAAAAAACAGGTTTTTTCGGCTTCTGGGAAACTATAGATGACAGGAAAGTAGCAGGCGCCTTGTTTCGGGCAGCGGAAGAATGGCTAAAACAAAGAGGAAAAGAAGAAATCATAGGGCCTGTGGATCTAACTCCCAGTGATAACCTGGGACTTTTAATCGAAGGCTATGCCTTACCTAATTATTTCTACCTGACTTTTAATCAACCTTGCTACCAAAAGCTAATCGAACAATCCGGTTATAGTAAATTTTTAGATTTGTTCTCCTACTCCTGGCAAAGCAATCAGCCCGTTTCCCAGCGCCTGCTGCGCATCAGCGCCCGTTTGAAGCGAGCTAAAAATTTGACCATCAGGCCAATCAGATATCGCAAGGCAGATGACGATGCAAAAGCATTCCTAAGCATCTATAACTCTGCTATGGTCCAAAACTGGGGACATGTCCCCTTAACTATGGACGAAGTCAAGTACATCATCACCATGCACCGCCGGCAAGTTAAACCGGAGTATTTCCTTTTTGCTGAAGCAAATGGGGTCCCGGCAGGCATGTGCATGGCAATTCCCCATCCCCCCACCCACTGCTTAAGGTTGGCACTCTTAGCAGTTCACCCTGAATTCAACCACCTGGGTATAAGCGCCATTTTGATTATGGAAATAATGCAGACTGCCCTCAATGCAGGGCTGACCTGTGCCGAGCTCTCTTATGTGGAAGAGCATAACAAAGCGGTCAATAAATTAATTCAGGAAGATATAGGCAGTAAAGCAGCCAAACGCTACCGACTTTATACAAAGAAGTTGTAA
- a CDS encoding N-acyl-D-amino-acid deacylase family protein, with product MYDLVIKNGVVLDGTGGEPRRVDVGIAADKISALGPDLGDQGRQVIDAAGLLVAPGFIDVHSHCDLLPFMVGQIKYSRVLQGVTTELVGQCGLGPAPYLEENMQNFRQYLKAILGSPEVDWNWRRFSGYLEALSKAKKPHNVAALVSHGAVRAQVLGLGDVQPTENDIAHMQAIVREAMEDGALGISFGLAYLPGVFAPKEELVALCRVVAEYDGIMMVHIRSHSRQVVEAMQEALDIAQASGVRLQISHMRSYANRRFGISGGQLLEMIDSAREQGVDVTFDQHPYLAGSTLLTQILPPWAKAGGGQQIVNRLRNRDVLERLRYDLYNSDCSYPGWDNFVGMVGWENILVSSVQKPENKHLQGKTMAEIAEELGVDAVEAAARLLISENAECCMVMLNLFSDQDIIELVSHPLSQIGSDGIPTGTPHPRLYGTYPKFLGTYVRDKKVMSWPEAIKRLTGDPATRLNLRDRGFLKAGLAADIVIFDPEAINDKEDYSNPAQIPEGISYVVVNGRITVQKGKIAAEDAGQVISCL from the coding sequence ATGTATGATCTGGTCATCAAAAACGGAGTAGTTCTGGATGGAACAGGAGGTGAGCCGCGGAGGGTTGATGTTGGAATTGCAGCCGACAAAATCAGTGCCCTTGGGCCCGATTTGGGAGACCAGGGGCGGCAGGTGATAGATGCAGCCGGCTTGCTGGTGGCGCCAGGCTTTATTGATGTACACAGCCATTGTGACTTGCTGCCTTTTATGGTAGGGCAGATCAAATACTCCAGAGTGCTGCAAGGGGTAACCACAGAGCTGGTGGGGCAGTGCGGCCTGGGTCCGGCTCCATATCTGGAAGAAAATATGCAAAACTTTCGCCAGTACCTGAAAGCCATTCTGGGCAGTCCGGAGGTGGACTGGAATTGGCGGCGTTTTTCCGGCTACCTGGAGGCTTTGTCCAAAGCCAAAAAACCTCATAATGTGGCTGCCCTCGTTTCCCATGGTGCAGTCCGTGCCCAGGTGCTGGGTTTGGGGGATGTGCAGCCCACAGAAAATGACATCGCCCATATGCAAGCTATAGTCAGAGAGGCCATGGAGGATGGGGCACTGGGCATTTCCTTTGGCCTGGCGTATTTGCCCGGAGTTTTTGCCCCGAAAGAGGAGCTGGTAGCTTTGTGCCGGGTAGTGGCTGAATATGACGGGATAATGATGGTCCATATCCGCAGCCACTCCCGTCAGGTAGTGGAAGCAATGCAGGAAGCCCTGGATATTGCCCAGGCCTCTGGGGTGAGGCTTCAGATATCCCATATGCGCTCTTATGCCAACCGCCGCTTCGGTATCAGCGGCGGACAACTGTTGGAAATGATTGATTCCGCCAGAGAGCAGGGAGTGGACGTCACTTTCGATCAACATCCTTATTTAGCGGGAAGTACCCTTTTAACCCAAATACTGCCTCCCTGGGCAAAAGCAGGGGGCGGACAGCAGATAGTCAACCGTCTAAGGAACAGGGATGTGCTGGAGAGGCTGCGATATGACCTGTACAACTCTGATTGTAGCTACCCCGGCTGGGATAATTTTGTGGGCATGGTAGGTTGGGAAAATATTCTGGTTAGTTCGGTGCAAAAACCGGAAAATAAGCATTTGCAGGGTAAAACCATGGCTGAAATTGCTGAGGAACTAGGTGTGGATGCGGTGGAAGCTGCTGCTCGCCTTTTAATCAGTGAGAACGCGGAGTGCTGTATGGTAATGTTGAATTTGTTTTCTGACCAGGACATTATCGAACTTGTCAGCCATCCATTAAGCCAAATTGGGTCCGACGGCATCCCTACCGGAACTCCTCACCCCCGGTTGTACGGTACCTACCCGAAATTTTTAGGGACATATGTGCGGGACAAAAAGGTGATGAGCTGGCCTGAGGCTATTAAGCGGTTGACGGGCGACCCTGCCACGCGGTTAAATCTGAGGGACAGAGGTTTTTTAAAAGCAGGGCTGGCTGCTGACATTGTAATTTTTGACCCTGAAGCGATCAATGATAAGGAGGACTACAGCAACCCGGCTCAAATACCGGAGGGCATCAGCTATGTAGTGGTTAACGGTAGAATAACGGTGCAAAAGGGGAAGATAGCAGCGGAAGATGCAGGCCAGGTAATCAGCTGTCTCTAA
- a CDS encoding 4Fe-4S binding protein: MNKTPTFYIKTNRVFNKFKRISWTLVPLIAFGGLFYPRLGLLLIPIMLSLVTLGFFKGKYWCGNLCPHGSLFDSIILQFSPNSSIPKLFKSKTLKVLFFIWYMSMFTSRLIKVSALWGTMTFIDKLGFVFAVNYLIPTTVGTILALFVNPRSWCSFCPMGTMEQLAYKLGKIAGLNGKTDQKVSVAAIEQCHKCGKCSRVCPMQLKPYLNFSGNNQFENENCIRCSTCVANCPAGILSLANTEQALSIKASTNNSGFEKRRKITALLV, from the coding sequence ATGAATAAGACACCGACGTTTTACATTAAAACCAACAGGGTCTTTAATAAATTTAAAAGGATTTCCTGGACCCTGGTACCCCTTATCGCCTTTGGGGGCCTCTTTTATCCCCGCTTAGGGTTACTTTTGATTCCTATCATGCTCTCACTTGTAACCCTGGGGTTTTTTAAAGGAAAATATTGGTGCGGCAACCTCTGCCCCCACGGCAGCTTGTTTGATTCAATTATTTTACAATTTTCCCCCAACAGTAGTATCCCTAAATTGTTTAAGTCCAAGACCCTGAAAGTGCTTTTCTTTATCTGGTATATGAGCATGTTTACCAGCAGGCTGATCAAAGTGTCCGCTCTCTGGGGCACCATGACATTTATCGATAAACTGGGTTTCGTATTTGCCGTAAATTATCTAATTCCGACTACTGTGGGAACTATCCTGGCACTCTTTGTCAACCCCAGGTCCTGGTGTTCTTTTTGCCCAATGGGCACCATGGAACAGCTGGCTTATAAATTAGGGAAAATAGCCGGACTCAATGGAAAGACTGACCAAAAGGTATCTGTGGCCGCAATAGAACAGTGTCACAAATGCGGCAAATGCTCCAGAGTTTGTCCCATGCAGTTAAAACCGTACCTGAATTTTTCAGGGAATAACCAGTTCGAAAATGAAAACTGCATCAGGTGTTCCACCTGTGTAGCCAACTGCCCCGCCGGAATCCTTTCCCTGGCTAATACCGAGCAGGCATTGTCAATCAAAGCCTCTACCAATAACAGCGGCTTTGAAAAACGCAGAAAAATTACGGCACTGCTGGTGTGA
- a CDS encoding selenium metabolism-associated LysR family transcriptional regulator produces MDDRFLVFKTVADKKSFSQAAKHLHLSQPAISLQIQSLEEFYGTKLFDRTNKRVVLTEAGRILYEYVEQFTELHEQAKKSISEATGMVKGRLHLGATLTIGEYLLPKVIGLFVKDHPNVNFSMVIANTEQIMQKLLENNLDLGVIEGPVDHPNLIKEEFLRDELVIIVPPAHPWAKRKEIELNELLQESLILRESGSGTRMVMEARLKETGVDPAKIKIAMELGSTQSVKEAVLSGLGISIVSACTIQREIKFGLLKVVRIKNVRFPRSLNIFYNKNKFRTVTVDAFLELLRSSAIKKMLELPLD; encoded by the coding sequence ATGGATGATCGTTTTTTAGTGTTCAAGACAGTGGCAGACAAAAAAAGCTTTTCCCAAGCCGCCAAACACCTGCATCTAAGTCAGCCTGCCATAAGTTTGCAAATCCAATCTTTGGAAGAATTTTACGGGACAAAGCTTTTTGACCGTACCAATAAGCGAGTCGTTTTGACTGAAGCTGGCAGAATCCTCTACGAATATGTAGAGCAATTTACCGAATTGCATGAACAAGCAAAAAAATCTATCAGCGAAGCAACAGGAATGGTAAAGGGGAGACTCCACTTGGGAGCTACTTTGACCATTGGGGAGTACCTGCTGCCAAAAGTCATCGGCCTCTTCGTAAAAGACCACCCTAACGTTAACTTCAGCATGGTAATAGCCAACACTGAACAAATTATGCAAAAATTACTGGAAAATAACTTGGATCTAGGGGTTATCGAAGGTCCCGTAGATCACCCCAATCTAATAAAGGAAGAGTTTTTACGGGATGAACTGGTTATAATCGTCCCTCCTGCCCACCCCTGGGCTAAAAGAAAGGAAATTGAACTGAACGAGCTCTTGCAAGAGTCTTTAATTTTACGCGAATCGGGCTCCGGGACCAGGATGGTCATGGAGGCAAGGTTAAAAGAAACAGGGGTTGATCCTGCTAAAATCAAGATAGCCATGGAACTGGGGAGCACCCAGTCCGTTAAAGAAGCTGTTTTATCCGGGTTAGGCATCTCTATTGTGTCAGCTTGCACAATTCAAAGAGAAATCAAATTCGGCCTTTTAAAAGTTGTCAGGATTAAAAATGTCCGGTTCCCACGTTCTCTGAACATCTTTTATAATAAAAACAAATTTCGCACTGTGACAGTTGATGCTTTTCTTGAACTGCTGCGTTCCAGCGCAATAAAAAAAATGTTAGAACTGCCCCTGGATTAA
- a CDS encoding DUF5348 domain-containing protein: MLKQGKLLYSSQKDRWEIHGIDDEPFSLHCGECFEIKVGETFLPCRIEIDRDWVLYFANSMFYLHPASRYSVRGV, encoded by the coding sequence ATGCTAAAACAAGGTAAACTATTATACTCTAGCCAAAAGGACCGTTGGGAGATCCATGGAATAGACGACGAACCTTTCTCTCTACACTGTGGGGAATGCTTTGAGATTAAGGTTGGGGAAACATTCTTGCCTTGTCGTATTGAAATAGATAGGGATTGGGTATTGTACTTTGCTAACTCTATGTTTTATCTGCATCCGGCATCAAGGTACAGTGTAAGAGGGGTTTAG
- a CDS encoding DUF6431 domain-containing protein produces the protein MTKYIKLGIENHFPAFEVCPSCKAKVKLKRHGFYWRYIHLIKKAVKVPVCRYFCPSCCKTISLLPIFLLPYYQLPLRVIMKLIQCAASGKQVLLNLKRQHLQFIKKDL, from the coding sequence ATGACCAAATACATTAAACTAGGCATAGAGAATCATTTCCCGGCATTTGAAGTATGCCCTAGCTGCAAAGCTAAAGTAAAACTAAAAAGGCATGGCTTTTACTGGAGATATATACACCTCATAAAGAAGGCAGTAAAAGTACCGGTTTGCAGGTATTTCTGCCCCTCCTGCTGTAAAACTATTTCCCTGTTGCCGATCTTCCTATTACCCTACTATCAGCTACCTCTAAGAGTGATTATGAAATTAATCCAATGCGCTGCATCAGGTAAACAGGTTCTTCTAAACCTGAAACGCCAGCATCTACAGTTCATTAAAAAAGATTTATGA
- a CDS encoding ferritin-like domain-containing protein — protein MWSIFKSNDVVNFAVQVEKNGREFYKKLAENVIDAKAKDLLLFLAEEEAKHVGDFERILAGLGEYHSPESYPGEYEEYLKALVENHVFHKGLNFEDLAPQMADAGKAIDMALRFEKDSILFFNEMKNFVPQGEHEAIDKLIAQEREHIKKLSQMKKEL, from the coding sequence ATGTGGTCAATTTTTAAAAGCAATGATGTAGTGAATTTTGCCGTACAGGTAGAAAAAAACGGACGGGAGTTTTACAAAAAGCTGGCTGAAAATGTGATTGATGCCAAAGCAAAAGACCTTTTGCTCTTTTTGGCAGAGGAGGAAGCCAAGCACGTAGGTGATTTTGAGCGTATCCTTGCCGGGCTGGGAGAGTATCATTCACCGGAAAGCTATCCCGGTGAATATGAAGAATATTTGAAGGCCCTGGTGGAGAACCATGTGTTTCATAAAGGGCTGAACTTTGAAGACCTGGCCCCACAAATGGCTGATGCGGGAAAAGCCATAGATATGGCCCTGCGGTTTGAAAAAGACTCCATCCTATTCTTTAACGAGATGAAAAATTTTGTGCCCCAGGGCGAGCATGAAGCTATTGATAAGCTTATTGCCCAGGAAAGGGAACATATTAAAAAGCTCAGCCAAATGAAAAAAGAACTATAA
- a CDS encoding FAD-binding oxidoreductase gives MEKVTPLAPDINEYTFKFIQPERVEYKAGQFILVKIMDDPVMFRAYSISSYNEDGRRVSITVKKMADGFGTNLIFENFKAGNIVELEGPMGRELVVDKNTPKVLLVAGGIGITPFVPIVRDLLENHSSVESVKLIYGVNKENEFIYDDYFQELAKKHSNFEYLKTVAVPEEGWTGHRGFVTDVMDTLGLDGYKVYMCGPKPMVNATMKTLKQKGIKEENIFAESA, from the coding sequence CTGGAAAAGGTTACTCCTTTGGCCCCCGACATTAACGAATATACCTTTAAATTTATTCAGCCGGAGCGGGTAGAATATAAGGCAGGGCAATTTATTCTGGTTAAAATCATGGATGATCCGGTGATGTTCAGAGCCTATTCCATCTCCTCCTACAACGAGGATGGCAGAAGAGTCAGCATCACCGTTAAAAAGATGGCCGATGGTTTCGGCACAAACCTGATTTTTGAGAACTTCAAAGCAGGAAATATAGTTGAACTGGAAGGTCCCATGGGCAGAGAACTGGTGGTGGATAAAAATACACCAAAGGTACTGCTGGTAGCAGGCGGAATAGGCATCACCCCCTTTGTCCCCATCGTCAGGGATCTGCTGGAAAACCACAGCTCCGTGGAAAGTGTTAAATTGATATACGGCGTCAATAAGGAAAATGAATTCATCTACGACGATTACTTCCAGGAGCTGGCCAAAAAACACAGTAATTTTGAATATTTAAAAACAGTGGCTGTACCCGAGGAAGGCTGGACCGGACACAGAGGTTTCGTCACCGATGTGATGGATACCCTGGGCTTGGACGGATACAAGGTTTATATGTGCGGACCAAAGCCTATGGTGAACGCCACAATGAAAACCTTGAAGCAGAAAGGCATAAAAGAGGAAAATATTTTTGCTGAGAGCGCGTAG
- the ilvN gene encoding acetolactate synthase small subunit: protein MLHTLALLVVNRPTVLSHISSLISRRAYNIESIAAGPTEDAKVTRITLVVECEEDEIDQVIKQLSKLVDVIHVSNLTATPSIIRELAMIKVKALPERRTDIVDIVNIFRAKIVDVNRETMVIELTGESDKIDALCEVLQEHGIIEIVRTGKISLSRGPEAVKHHIE from the coding sequence ATGTTACATACCCTAGCGCTGTTGGTTGTCAACAGACCGACGGTTTTATCCCATATCTCCAGTCTTATAAGCCGGAGAGCATATAACATTGAAAGCATTGCGGCCGGACCTACCGAAGATGCAAAAGTGACACGGATCACCCTGGTAGTGGAATGCGAGGAAGATGAGATCGACCAGGTCATCAAGCAGCTTTCCAAGCTGGTCGATGTGATTCATGTCAGCAATTTGACCGCCACCCCCTCGATTATCAGGGAACTGGCCATGATCAAAGTAAAGGCCCTTCCGGAGCGGCGTACCGATATCGTGGATATCGTCAATATTTTCCGGGCTAAGATTGTAGACGTGAACCGGGAGACAATGGTCATTGAGCTTACCGGCGAATCGGACAAAATAGACGCCCTGTGCGAGGTTTTGCAAGAGCATGGCATTATTGAAATTGTTCGCACGGGCAAAATCTCCCTTTCCAGGGGGCCGGAGGCTGTCAAACACCATATCGAATGA
- a CDS encoding ferritin-like domain-containing protein, translating to MPEYTRRDWIDLIHHAIMDEMNDAAYYREMAKMAPDYEARELLTSMSDDETRHAEQFTEVYRAMTGKQPSPMQHHPMVSGYKEALKHRFHAETGAYKKYKEYYLCSENMKLRNIFFDAMHDEARHAMYLQYLMHQHCCAMMHHHEHGHKYPGEGCKPGYGHKPDYGYKPGYGYGPGYGHEPGYDCEPDYGSEPDYEGEPGYDDKPGYKEPAFGKLESENSLEDSDRDYYRPPAYKYPGYK from the coding sequence ATGCCTGAATATACTCGGAGGGATTGGATCGACTTAATTCACCACGCCATTATGGATGAAATGAATGATGCCGCTTACTATCGGGAAATGGCAAAAATGGCGCCTGATTATGAAGCCCGAGAACTTTTGACCAGCATGTCGGACGATGAAACCCGTCATGCTGAGCAGTTTACTGAAGTTTACAGGGCAATGACCGGCAAGCAGCCGTCACCAATGCAGCATCACCCTATGGTTTCAGGGTACAAAGAAGCCTTGAAGCACCGATTTCATGCCGAAACAGGCGCCTACAAAAAGTACAAGGAATACTACCTATGCTCTGAAAATATGAAGTTACGGAATATTTTCTTTGATGCCATGCACGACGAAGCCAGACATGCCATGTATCTGCAGTATCTAATGCATCAACACTGCTGCGCCATGATGCACCACCATGAGCATGGACACAAATATCCCGGTGAAGGCTGTAAACCTGGCTACGGCCATAAGCCAGATTACGGTTATAAGCCGGGTTACGGCTACGGACCTGGCTATGGACATGAACCTGGCTACGATTGCGAGCCTGATTATGGCAGTGAACCTGACTATGAAGGTGAACCGGGTTACGACGATAAACCTGGCTACAAAGAACCGGCTTTCGGAAAACTTGAAAGTGAAAATTCCCTTGAAGATTCCGATCGCGACTATTACAGACCTCCTGCCTACAAGTACCCAGGATATAAATAA